In a genomic window of Rhodovulum sp. P5:
- a CDS encoding ATP-binding cassette domain-containing protein — protein MPLEVTGLGLTLGGSELISGLDLRLRPTGLTVVMGPNGAGKSLLLRLLHGLIAPSRGTVRWGGLPMSPAVMRRQALVFQKPVLLRRSVAANVDFVLRARGVDRRRRDALLARVGLADKAGQAARHLSGGEQQRLCLARALATEPEVLLLDEPTASLDPSSCHAIESIIRDAACNGVRVILVSHDVGQARRLADDVVFLHRGRVTEHRPAREFFENPKTEVARAHLAGRLVL, from the coding sequence ATGCCGCTTGAGGTGACAGGGCTGGGCCTGACCCTTGGTGGGAGCGAGCTTATTTCCGGCCTCGACCTGCGGCTCAGGCCGACGGGTCTGACCGTGGTGATGGGCCCCAACGGCGCGGGCAAGAGCCTGCTTTTGCGCCTGTTGCACGGCTTGATCGCACCGAGTCGCGGAACGGTCCGCTGGGGCGGGTTGCCGATGTCGCCCGCGGTTATGCGGCGGCAGGCGTTGGTGTTCCAGAAGCCGGTCCTTCTACGCCGCTCGGTGGCCGCGAATGTCGACTTCGTGTTGCGCGCGCGCGGCGTGGATCGGCGGCGGCGCGACGCGTTGCTGGCGCGGGTCGGTCTGGCGGACAAGGCCGGGCAGGCGGCGCGCCATCTGTCGGGGGGAGAGCAGCAAAGGCTTTGCCTTGCCCGGGCATTGGCCACGGAGCCGGAGGTTCTGCTGCTGGACGAACCGACGGCCAGCCTCGACCCGTCCTCCTGCCACGCGATCGAGTCGATCATCCGTGATGCGGCCTGCAATGGCGTGCGCGTCATCCTTGTCAGCCACGACGTGGGGCAGGCGCGCCGGCTGGCCGATGACGTGGTGTTCCTGCATCGCGGCCGGGTGACAGAACACCGGCCTGCGCGGGAATTCTTTGAAAATCCAAAGACAGAGGTTGCCCGCGCCCATCTGGCTGGGCGCCTTGTTCTGTAA
- a CDS encoding ABC transporter permease: MQDFGEALGMAVSLVASGDGDLIEIVGLSLRVSLTATALSCLLGLPVGAFLAVTRFPGRQAALVAVNALMGLPPVVVGLLVYLHLSRAGPLGFLGLLYTPTAMIIAQTILIAPIVAALSRQVLEDLHEEYAEQFRSFCLSRGQVVRALLWDARYSLLTVGLAGFGRAIAEVGAVIIVGGNIDHLTRVMTTAIALETSKGDLALALALGIVLMAIALAVNAVVQGVRLTAIRQACA, from the coding sequence TTGCAGGATTTCGGAGAGGCCCTGGGAATGGCCGTGTCTCTTGTCGCATCGGGTGACGGCGATCTGATCGAGATCGTCGGCCTGTCCTTGCGCGTCAGCCTGACGGCGACGGCGCTGTCCTGCCTGTTGGGACTGCCGGTTGGGGCGTTTCTGGCGGTTACGCGCTTTCCGGGACGGCAGGCGGCGCTTGTGGCCGTGAATGCGTTGATGGGCCTGCCGCCGGTGGTGGTGGGGCTTCTGGTCTATCTGCACCTGTCACGCGCCGGGCCGCTGGGCTTTCTGGGGCTGCTATATACGCCGACCGCGATGATCATTGCCCAGACCATCTTGATCGCCCCTATCGTTGCGGCCCTGTCGCGTCAGGTTCTGGAGGATCTGCACGAGGAATATGCCGAGCAGTTCCGGTCTTTCTGCCTGTCGCGCGGGCAGGTGGTGCGGGCGCTCTTGTGGGATGCGCGCTATTCCCTGCTGACGGTCGGATTGGCCGGTTTCGGGCGCGCCATTGCCGAGGTCGGCGCGGTGATCATCGTGGGTGGCAATATCGACCATCTGACCCGTGTGATGACGACGGCGATTGCGCTGGAAACCTCCAAGGGGGATCTGGCGCTGGCCCTGGCCCTGGGCATTGTCCTGATGGCAATTGCCCTGGCGGTGAACGCGGTGGTTCAGGGCGTGCGGCTGACCGCGATACGGCAAGCCTGTGCGTGA
- a CDS encoding helix-turn-helix transcriptional regulator yields the protein MQDKTSPPEFLTVRELADLLRIKERKVYELAASGQIPVSRVTGKLLFPERDIRAWIAGGSSGGPAPADDRPPEIFLGSHDPLLDWAIRQSRCGLATRFDGSLDGLARFAAGEGVAGGLHIHDAETGGWNLPQVTAACSGQNAVLIAWARRNRGLVIRPTDVGAIRSMADLAGRTVVPRQPESGTQTAFEKLLAADGLCQGDLSLVESAPTEDDAVMAVAQGKAEVAFGLESVARIFGLHFVPIIEERFDLLVDRRAWFEPPLQRLLSFCRSESFRTHAKETPGYDMGELGTVRWNA from the coding sequence GTGCAGGACAAAACATCACCACCCGAATTCCTGACGGTCCGGGAACTGGCCGATCTGTTGCGGATCAAGGAACGGAAGGTCTACGAACTGGCCGCCTCGGGCCAGATCCCGGTGTCACGCGTGACCGGCAAACTTCTGTTCCCCGAACGCGACATCCGCGCCTGGATCGCAGGCGGCAGCAGCGGCGGCCCGGCCCCCGCCGACGACAGGCCCCCGGAAATCTTTCTGGGCAGCCATGATCCGTTGCTGGACTGGGCCATCCGACAGTCACGCTGCGGGCTTGCCACGCGCTTCGACGGCAGTCTGGACGGGCTTGCCCGGTTTGCCGCAGGCGAAGGTGTGGCCGGTGGGTTGCACATCCATGATGCGGAAACCGGGGGCTGGAACCTGCCGCAGGTAACAGCCGCCTGTTCGGGTCAGAACGCGGTCCTTATCGCATGGGCGCGGCGCAACCGGGGGCTGGTGATCCGCCCCACGGACGTCGGCGCGATCCGCTCCATGGCCGATCTGGCCGGCCGGACGGTTGTCCCGCGCCAACCCGAGTCCGGCACCCAGACAGCCTTTGAAAAACTGCTGGCCGCGGACGGGCTGTGCCAAGGGGACCTGTCCCTTGTCGAAAGCGCCCCGACCGAGGACGATGCGGTGATGGCCGTGGCCCAAGGCAAGGCCGAGGTCGCCTTCGGGCTGGAATCGGTCGCCCGAATCTTCGGCCTGCATTTCGTGCCCATCATCGAGGAACGCTTCGACCTTTTGGTCGACCGCCGCGCGTGGTTCGAGCCGCCGCTGCAACGCCTTCTTTCCTTCTGCCGATCCGAGAGCTTCCGGACCCATGCAAAGGAGACGCCCGGTTATGACATGGGCGAGCTTGGCACGGTGCGCTGGAACGCCTGA
- a CDS encoding DEAD/DEAH box helicase produces MISTLSDALAERGFDTLTEVQKAVTAPDLSEADLLVSAQTGSGKTVGFGLAIAPTLLGSEERLAAPAAPLALVVAPTRELALQVQRELMWLYSKAGARVVSCIGGMDARDERRALDRGAHIVVGTPGRLRDHITRGSLDLGDIRAVVLDEADEMLDLGFREDLEFMLGEAPSDRRTLLFSATVPPAIADLAKQYQRDAVRVTTLSRGEQHTDIAYQAIQVAPADAEHAIINLLRYHDAPTSIVFANTRAAVARLAARLANRGLSVVSLSGELSQDERSHALQALRDGRARVCVATDVAARGIDLPNLDLVIHADLPTNTEALLHRSGRTGRAGRKGISALIVPDKVSKKAARLLKWAKIGAEWTFAPSPEEILALDESRLLSDPIWAAELSQTEAAFAAKLMADYGPEQIAAACLRLYRANLSAPEELNAPTARAARPERAPFGPSAWVELSIGQDRRAEARWLLPLLCRAGDLDKAQIGKIRVMPETTLVEIAEPALPGFLDRLGPEGILEDDVSARKLDAVPEGSSQPQERPARPRPASRDGAAPQRPAKPHGKPSAGRGRPVPERDAGPRAAQVPTPTPRAEEAAPTPAPRSDAEVARHPVKDKPRKARHSTLKKGWAKPKDKPRASDRADRTAEGVAKKPRGDGPAPKKRNPAADTGKRLSRKRAPMPAGGNTPPRRKV; encoded by the coding sequence ATGATATCGACTCTTTCCGACGCCCTCGCCGAACGCGGGTTCGACACGCTGACCGAGGTTCAGAAGGCCGTCACGGCCCCGGACCTTTCGGAGGCCGACCTGCTGGTGTCGGCCCAGACCGGGTCGGGCAAGACGGTGGGTTTCGGTTTGGCCATCGCCCCAACGCTTCTGGGGTCGGAGGAGCGGCTGGCCGCCCCCGCAGCCCCCCTTGCGCTGGTCGTCGCGCCGACGCGGGAACTGGCGCTTCAGGTGCAGCGGGAACTGATGTGGTTGTATTCCAAGGCGGGGGCGCGGGTGGTGTCCTGCATCGGGGGCATGGATGCGCGGGACGAGCGCCGGGCGCTGGACCGCGGCGCGCATATCGTCGTGGGAACGCCGGGGCGTCTGCGTGACCATATCACCCGTGGATCGCTCGATCTTGGCGATATCCGGGCCGTGGTGCTGGACGAGGCCGACGAGATGCTGGACCTCGGCTTTCGCGAGGATCTGGAATTCATGCTGGGGGAGGCCCCGTCGGACCGGCGGACGCTTCTGTTCTCGGCCACGGTGCCGCCGGCGATCGCGGATCTGGCCAAGCAGTATCAGCGCGACGCGGTTCGGGTCACCACGCTGTCGCGGGGTGAGCAGCACACCGATATTGCCTATCAGGCGATTCAGGTGGCACCGGCCGATGCCGAACATGCCATCATCAACCTGTTGCGCTATCATGATGCGCCGACCTCCATCGTCTTTGCCAATACCCGCGCCGCGGTCGCCCGTCTGGCCGCGCGCCTTGCCAACCGGGGCCTGTCGGTCGTCAGCCTGTCGGGGGAGTTGAGCCAGGATGAGCGCAGCCATGCGCTTCAGGCGCTGCGGGACGGGCGCGCGCGGGTCTGCGTGGCCACCGATGTGGCGGCGCGGGGCATCGACCTGCCCAATCTCGATCTGGTGATCCACGCCGATCTGCCGACGAATACCGAGGCGCTCTTGCACCGGTCCGGTCGCACCGGGCGGGCAGGTCGCAAGGGGATCTCTGCCCTGATCGTGCCCGACAAGGTGTCGAAAAAGGCCGCACGCCTGCTGAAATGGGCCAAGATCGGGGCCGAATGGACCTTTGCCCCGAGCCCCGAGGAAATCCTTGCGCTGGATGAAAGCCGCCTTCTGTCCGATCCGATATGGGCGGCGGAGCTGTCTCAGACCGAAGCGGCCTTTGCCGCGAAGCTGATGGCCGATTACGGGCCGGAGCAGATCGCAGCCGCTTGCCTGCGGCTTTACCGTGCCAACCTGTCCGCGCCCGAGGAACTGAATGCACCCACGGCAAGGGCGGCGCGCCCCGAACGCGCGCCTTTCGGCCCGTCGGCCTGGGTGGAACTGTCCATCGGGCAGGATCGCCGGGCAGAGGCGCGTTGGCTCTTGCCGCTCTTGTGCCGTGCCGGGGATCTCGACAAGGCGCAGATCGGCAAGATCCGCGTGATGCCCGAGACGACACTTGTCGAAATCGCCGAGCCTGCGCTGCCTGGCTTCCTAGACCGTCTGGGGCCGGAGGGGATTCTGGAAGACGATGTGAGCGCCCGCAAGCTGGATGCTGTCCCCGAAGGATCAAGTCAGCCGCAAGAGCGCCCGGCGCGGCCGCGCCCTGCATCACGGGATGGCGCGGCACCGCAAAGGCCCGCCAAACCCCATGGCAAACCGTCCGCGGGTCGTGGGCGGCCAGTTCCTGAAAGGGACGCGGGGCCACGGGCTGCACAGGTTCCGACACCGACGCCGCGCGCCGAAGAGGCTGCGCCTACACCTGCCCCCCGGTCCGACGCGGAGGTTGCGCGACACCCGGTCAAGGACAAGCCGCGCAAGGCGCGCCATTCGACCCTGAAGAAGGGGTGGGCCAAACCTAAGGACAAACCCCGCGCCAGCGACCGCGCGGACCGGACGGCTGAGGGGGTTGCCAAGAAACCGCGTGGCGATGGACCGGCCCCGAAAAAGCGCAACCCCGCGGCCGATACCGGCAAGCGGCTTTCCAGAAAACGCGCGCCGATGCCGGCCGGTGGCAACACTCCGCCAAGACGCAAGGTGTGA